The sequence below is a genomic window from Rhinopithecus roxellana isolate Shanxi Qingling chromosome 19, ASM756505v1, whole genome shotgun sequence.
aaatacaaagaaaactagccgggcgaggtggcgggcgcctgtagtcccagctactcgggaggctgaggcaggagaatggtgtgaacccgggaggcggagcttgcagtgagctgagatccggccactgcactccagcccgggcgacagagtaagactccgtctcaaaaaaaaaaaaaaaaaaaaaaaagtggaatcacacaggactagtccttttttttttttttttgagttagagtctcactctgtcacccaggctggagtgcagcagtgcgatctcggctcactgcagcctctgcctcccaggttccagcaattttcctgccttagtctcccaagtagctgggattacaggtgcgggccaccacacctgactaatttttgtatttttagtagagatgggatttcaccatgttggtcaggctggttttgaactcctgacctcaaatgatctgcctgcctcggcctcccgaagtgctgggatgacaagcgtgagccgctgcgcccggcccctCTTTTGTGTCCTTGCTTCACTCAGCACAACGTCTTCAGGGTTAACCATGCTGTAGCACGAGTCAGGACTTCCCTCCTCTTTAGGGCTGAATCGTATTCCAGTGGATGGACGGACCCCGCATTTGCTTCTCCATTTATCCGTCAGTGGGCACTCAGGTTGCTGCTACcctttggctgttgtgaataaagctgctgtgaacatgggtgtttGAGGACACttattgtctgtctgtctgtctgtctgttttttgagacggagtctcactctgttgcccaggctggagtgcactggtgccatctcagctcactgcaagctccgcctcccaggttcaagccattctcctgcctcagcctcccgagcagctgggactacaggcgccgccaccacacccagctaatttttgtatttttagtagagagaaggtttcatcatgttggccaggctggtctcgatctcctgacctcgtgatccacccgcctcagcctcccaaagtgctgggattacaggcgtgagccaccgcgcccggccggcagtctgagtttttaaaatgtacaatatctTTTACAATATAAAATAACTAGGTAATAAAACAAGGCCTGGTCCTTTTTCACTCTGTAACGTGTGATTGTAATAGAAAAGTTCAAAAGTACATCAAGGCGCCCTCGTGCCAGTGCACGCCCTCCAGGTCCCCTTCTTTCTCACGAAGTCCTCCTTTCACAAGAGGGACCCGTGGGCCTCTtgggcagggagggggaggtggagccaGTCTCTCTGGGTGCTGGTCACTCAAAGTCTAAATCAGGGCCCCGAGAAGGCCCCCGGGGATGGGAGGACCGTGGGAGAACAGGTGGGGCAGGCGGGCCCTGGCTGCCTGGGGGCCCTGGATCTCATGCACCTTTGCTGGCAGCATCAGAATGGGATGTACGGGCTGCACCAGGATGTGCACCACTTCAACTCCTTCGACAGGGTGCGGAGCCTGCCGCTGCTGCTCAGCCAAGCTGGCGTGCGCACAGGTGAGGACCCTGTGCCAAGGACAGGGCGTGGGGTGAGGCACCGAGGCCAGgccagagcccaggaggtttGGCACCTTGTCCCAAGGCACCCTCAGCCCCTGTGGCCTGCCCTTAGCTCTTGTCCCAAAAGACCTGGGCCTGGGTCTCCTGGCTAGACTGTGAGTCCACGAGAACCCACAGTGCGCTTAGGGCTGAGGGGAGCAGAGAAGGGAGCAGAGGGGGTTGGGAGGCAGAAGGGACTCTGGACAGGCCTCTCTTCCCATTCAGGCATCATCGGGAAGAAGCACGTGGGGCCGGAGGCCGTGTACCCGTTTGACTTTGCTTACACGGAGGAGAACGGCTCTGTCCTCCAGGTGGGACGGAACATCACCAGAATTAAGCTGCTCGTCCGGAAATTCCTGCAGACTCAGGATGACCGGTATGAGTCGGGgcccctgccccttccccctGGCGGCTGGTCCCAGAGCACAGCCTGGAGTCTTCAGACGGGATGCATGGGCCCCCACGTGGCTGGAATGGGGGCGGGGAGAAGGTTCCAGGTACTCGAACTAGCCTGGTCAGAGGGAGAAGAgacctggggaaactgaggcagtgaGGGTCACAGGTTGACTTCCAGAtacagaggaggaggcagagctgagGGGCTTCCTGTGCCAGGCGGCATTGGCCCCGCAGCCTTGGCAATGAGCCTCCTCCCGTGCAGGCCTTTCTTCCTCTACGTCGCCTTCCATGATCCCCACCGCTGTGGGCACTCCCAGCCCCAGTACGGAACCTTCTGTGAGAAGTTTGGCAACGGAGAGAGCGGCATGGGTCGTATCCCAGACTGGACCCCCCAGGCCTATGGCCCACTGGACGTGCTGGTAGGAGGGCCCCTCTCGCGTTTCAGGATGCCCGTCAGCCCTGGGTCAGGACCTGGGCCTCCTGCGAGCTTGCAGCCTTGGCCCTCGGTGATGAAGAAAGATGCGCTGACCAAATTGGATTCAGGTTCCCATCCTTGGGACCACAGAGAGAACCGTAGAGAGATGGGGTGGTCCAGAGTGAGGCTGTTCTGGGTTCATCTGTTTGTAGGAGGCCCCGGGGAGAAGGCTGGACGCCACTCCCCCAGTCCGTCTGTTCTAAGCCTGGCTCCCCACCGCCTGCTCCAGGTGCCTTACTTCATCCCCAACACCCCGGCAGCCCGAGCCGACCTTGCCGCTCAGTACACCACCATCGGCCGCATGGACCAAGGTGGGCTTGCAGAATGGGGCACTGAGAGGGGTGCCATGGCCTGGGTCCCCAACCTAGGCCAGCGCCCTCTCAGTCAGATCACAGCAGGGTGTGGGTGAGGGTCCCAGTGTGGCAGGCCCTGTGCTGCAGCCAGCAGAGCCCACATGGAGAGGTGGGGCCTGTGGGTGGCATCAGGACCCACCCCTGGGACTGCCCTGATGTGGAACTGCTCCTGGGCTGGGGCCTTAGGGTGCTCCAGAGGTTGGCTGAAGACTTCAGTACTTCCAGCCACAGGACCTGGGTCGGACTGGGGGTTTGGAGTTCCCTAGCGTATGCAGACGGAGAACTTGAGGTGTGTGAGTTTTTGTGGTTGTCCGAAAAAGCCCCGTGAACCGGATGGCTTACAGCAACCAAAATTTGtactctcacagttctggaggccggaagtttgaaatcaaggtgtcagcagggtcacGTTCCCCTTAAGGTGTAGGGGAGACCCTGCCttccctcttccagcttctgggggcTGCGCCAGTGCTCAGTGTTCCTGGGCTGGCGGTAGCATCACCCCCATCCCCGCTGAAGCCTTCACACGGCCTTTTTTCCTGTGTCTCCTCTTCCGTCTGTGTCtccacttcttcttctttttttttttttctgagactgagtctcgctctgttgcccgggctggagtgcagtggcacgatctcagctcactacaaccaccacctcccgggttcaagcgattcttctgtctcagcctccagagtagctgggactgcagttgcccaccaccatgcccagctactttttatatttttagtagagacagggtttcaccatattagctaagctggtcttgaactcctgacctcgtgatccgcctgcctcagcctcccaaagtgctgggaccacaggcgtgaggcaccacgcccagcctgtttctgcTTCTTATAAGGACCCTGTCGTTTTTAGGGCCTGCCTGAGTACTTCAGGATGATTTTGTCCCAGGATCTTTATCTGCAGTTCCCTTTCCAAACAAGgcccccttcacagattccagcACACATGTCTTTTGGGGTCGGGGATCACCGTTTAACCCACAACAGGAGGTCGGGAGCTTTGCCATTTCCCTGTTGGTGCCGTTAATTCTTAGTGACCTGGGAAAGAGTGGGTACAGAGGAAACCTTGTCTTCTGGCCCCTGCCCTATTTGCTCCATGGGACAGACACGAGATTCCAGAGAACTCAGAAGCTGGCGGGCCCCAGGGAGCAGCTGCCTGGGGGTGACACAGAAGTGCCAAGGGATGACTGGAGTCCCTGGAGGCCTATTCGAGGCCTGCTCAGGGAATGGGAGCTGGGCAGAGCTGGGCAAGAGCCAGGGCTAGTGGGAAGAACTACAGGATGCTTTCAAATCCGGAAAGCGCCGAGCCCAGCGGCCGGATGAAGCAGCGGGTGGGTCTGCACACACCCCTGCCTCCGTGCGTGTCTGCAGCTGAGCTCTGCTTCCCGGCCCCTCACCGCAGGAGTTGGACTTGTGCTCCAGGAGCTGCGTGATGCGGGTGTCCTGAACGACACACTGGTGATCTTCACGTCCGACAACGGGATCCCCTTCCCCAGTGGCAGGACCAACCTGTACTGGCCAGGCACTGCTGAACCCTTACTGGTGTCATCCCCGGAGCACCCAAAACGCTGGGGCCAAGTCAGCGAGGCCTACGTGAGCCTCCTAGGTACGCCTGTCTGTCTCCATCAGGGAAGGGGTGGGCGTGGATCTGGGATGGAGCCACGACCTGTCAGATGCTGCTCCACACCCATCACCTAACATGGCTCTCAGGTCATCTGGGTGAGGAAGGGACTGTCGCTCCCACTCTGCAGAGGAAaagagtgaggctcagagaggtgaagtaagcTGCTCAAGACTGCACAGCTGATAAGCACTAAGCTAGGATTCTCGCCTGGATCCCACTGCTTTCAAAACCATTGCCTTTTCTCGCCTGCCTCCAGTGAGCTTCAGAATCATCTGGAATGCTCGTTCATATCCAAATTGCAACTCCCAGAGTGTCCCATTCAGTAGATTTTGGCGGGCTCAAGCGTTTGCATGtctgacaagttcccaggtgatgccgaTACTGTGGGCTTGGGGACCCCCCTTTGAGCATCTATGCACCCCATCCTGCCTTCCTGGGGGACCCAAAGCATCTCATGACCCTGCTCATTTCTAAAAAGGCCTGGGACATCTAGTCCCATGTTATGGACGTGCAGACAAAGATGGGGTGCAGGAAGACCTTGTGAGGGCCTTGGGGTGAGCCCCTCGGCACAGGGCAGAGGCTCGCGGGCCCTGGCCACGGCCTGGCAGAGCCTCCAGGTGGGGTGGGCCCGGGGCAGCAGCAAAGTCAGGTTCCTTTTCCCTCCGAGCTCGGGCCCACATCTCTCTCTGGCCCCAGATTATGAGCCACACCCACCACAGGGCTGGAGTAGACGAGCTGCTGAAAAGTAGACTTCTTTTCTGGTCCATAGGATTTTAGAAGGATCTTAAACATCACCGAATCCGGGCCTCTTGTTACACCATTCAAGGTGCCATGGCCCAGAGAGAGGACATGGCGGTGAGAGGTGGTCGACAAGGCACCTCCCGCTGCTGATTGGATTGGAGAAGGCAGCCGCCCAGGGTGGCATAGGTTCGGCCCTTCGGAGGGCAGCTCCTGTGTGCTGAGGGCCCTGCTGCTCTGAGATGCCGCTTCCCTTCCAGACCTCACGCCCACCATCTTGGATTGGTTCTCCGTCCCGTACCCCAGCTACGCCATCTTTGGCTCGAAGACCATTCACCTCACTGGCCGGTCCCTCCTGCCAGCGCTGGAGGCCGAGCCCCTCTGGGCCACCGTCTTTGGCAGCCAGAGCCACCACGAGGTCACCATGTCCTACCCCATGCGCTCCGTGCAGCACCGGAACTTACGCCTCGTGCACAACCTCCACTTCAAGATGCCCTTTCCCATCGACCAGGATTTCTACGTCTCACCCACCTTCCAGGACCTCCTGAACCGCACCACAGCTGGCCAGCCCACAGGCTGGTACAAGGACCTCCGTCATTACTACTACCGGGCACGCTGGGAGCTCTACGACCGGAGCCAGGACCCCCACGAGACCCAGAACCTGGCCGCCGACCCGCGCTTCGCCCAGGTGCTGGAGATGCTTCGGGCCCAGCTGACCAAGTGGCAGTGGGAGACCCACGACCCCTGGGTGTGTGCCCCCGACGGCGTCCTGGAGGAGAAGCTCTCTCCCCAGTGCCAGCCCCTCCACAATGAGCTGTGACCATCCCAGGAGGCCTGTGCACACATCCCAGACATGTCCCTGTGGCCGGCCAGCCTGGGGAGCACTGACAACAGCCCTTCCGTCTACACTCCCGTCCAAGGAGGGTTTTTCCTTCCTGTGGGGTCACTCCTGCCAGTCCCTGGAGGGGGACCAGAGCATGTGCCCAGCCCCTCCACCACCAGGGGCACTGCCATCACGGCAGACGACACGGCCATCCTCGTGTCTGAACCATGTCCCGGCATGGGAATTCTAGACGTGTGTGATCTGTGGACAGGGCAGCACCCCCAGCCCATGATAAGGGAGTCTTGTTTTCTGGCTTGCTTTGGGGACCTGCAAATGGGAGGCTTGAGGCCCTCTTTAGGCTTTGGCAGCCACAGATACGTACGAGCCCTTCACGGAGAGCAGGCAAGGGCTTCGGTGCCGCGTGGGCAGTACACAGGTCCCACCCACACTCACCTGGGAGCACAGCGCCTGGCTCTTACCAGCGTCTGGCCTAGAGGAAGCCTTTCAGCCACCTTTGGGCAGGTTTCTGCTTCTGTTTTGCCCCACGGTCAAGTACCTGGTCCCCAGGCAGGTTTCAGCTGATTGGCGGCAGGCTCCCGCTGATTGGCGGCAGGCTCCCTGAGTGATGAGCTTGAACCTGTGGTGTTTCTGGGCAGAAGCTTATCTTTTTTGAGAGTGTTCAAAGATGAAGGTATGGCAGTGCCTGTCCTCTGACTTGGGTTAATTCTTGGGTGGCACTGGCATTGCTGGGTGGCGATGCCCGTCCTCTGGATTGGGTTAATTCTTGGGTGGCACTGGCATTGCTGGGTGGCGATGCCCGTCCTCTGGCTTGGGTTAATTCTTGGGTGACGTCAGCATTGCTGGGAGAAGGCGCCGTTCCTGCCCTGCCTCCACCCACCTCAGGAGCAGAAGCCCGGCCTGGACACCCTCGAAGGAGAGGGCGCTTCCTTGAGTGGGTGGCTCCCCTCGCCCTTCTCTCCCCATCACTCCATACTGGGGTGGGCTGGGGGAAGCCATAGGCCAGCTATTGTAAAAGcttattattttagtaaaatatgcAGAAGTTCTTTTTCTGAACTCGTTTATGATGCTTCCAACCTGAATTCTAGAACAGCTTCCTGATTCTTGGACACTGCTGTCAAAATGACCTTCAGTCTGCAAcagccccaggaggcagaggcaaggccAGGCGCTGGAGGACCTGGGTCCTCCCTGAGCCCGGAAGCTGCAGTGAAGATGTTTGGCCCAAGAAGGGCTGGGGTGCAAAGCCAGGTCGGGGGAAGGCAGAGTCTGCCGGGCCTTGTACAGGGACACTGGTGCCAGGCTTCTCTGGGACACCCCCACCGAACGGGCATGGAGGCCACGGGGCACAGACCCACTGAAAGTACCATCTCCACCACCCAAGGCTTTATTTACAAGTAAACACACTGGTCTCTGTAAACTGGAGTTCCTGAGGCATCGCAGCCTCAGAAGCTGAGAAAAGGTGGCCAGGGTCACAGCATATGTGGGCTCATGCCTCTGCCCCAGGCAAGGGTGGCAGCAACCCTGGGGGCCACCCCGACTCCCCACCCGCTGCCTCTGTGCTTTTGGAGTGAGCCTTTGACACTTCAAAATTTTAAAGGGAAGTGCAGCCCCCACAGATTTGAATCGGGCCTGCAGACAGGCGGTTTTTCAGAGAGGTCCGGGGCCTCCGGTTCTAGGGAAGGCATGGGAAGATGTCCCTCCTGTCCCACTGCAGAAACATTCTCAGGGTCTCCAGTCCAGACCATGCCAAGCCTGGTGAAAGGTGAAGATGTTTCCACAGAAAAGTGTGCAGTTACAAGTGGCTTCACCATGTGTGACCTGCACGTGGTGAGGGTTCAAGGTTAGACCCCAGCCAGAGGGGACAGCTGGCCTCATGTGCCAGGAGCCCACAGCTGTGCCAATAGGGTCTGGGCTCAGGAACAGGACT
It includes:
- the SGSH gene encoding N-sulphoglucosamine sulphohydrolase isoform X1: MRRPGPTCCALLLVLGLCRARPRNALLLLADDGGFESGAYNNSAIATPHLDALARRSLLFRNAFTSVSSCSPSRASLLTGLPQHQNGMYGLHQDVHHFNSFDRVRSLPLLLSQAGVRTGIIGKKHVGPEAVYPFDFAYTEENGSVLQVGRNITRIKLLVRKFLQTQDDRPFFLYVAFHDPHRCGHSQPQYGTFCEKFGNGESGMGRIPDWTPQAYGPLDVLVPYFIPNTPAARADLAAQYTTIGRMDQGVGLVLQELRDAGVLNDTLVIFTSDNGIPFPSGRTNLYWPGTAEPLLVSSPEHPKRWGQVSEAYVSLLDLTPTILDWFSVPYPSYAIFGSKTIHLTGRSLLPALEAEPLWATVFGSQSHHEVTMSYPMRSVQHRNLRLVHNLHFKMPFPIDQDFYVSPTFQDLLNRTTAGQPTGWYKDLRHYYYRARWELYDRSQDPHETQNLAADPRFAQVLEMLRAQLTKWQWETHDPWVCAPDGVLEEKLSPQCQPLHNEL
- the SGSH gene encoding N-sulphoglucosamine sulphohydrolase isoform X2 encodes the protein MTEALRVVRTTTAPSPPRTWTPWPAAVSFSATPSPRSAAALPAAPASSLACPRVRSLPLLLSQAGVRTGIIGKKHVGPEAVYPFDFAYTEENGSVLQVGRNITRIKLLVRKFLQTQDDRPFFLYVAFHDPHRCGHSQPQYGTFCEKFGNGESGMGRIPDWTPQAYGPLDVLVPYFIPNTPAARADLAAQYTTIGRMDQGVGLVLQELRDAGVLNDTLVIFTSDNGIPFPSGRTNLYWPGTAEPLLVSSPEHPKRWGQVSEAYVSLLDLTPTILDWFSVPYPSYAIFGSKTIHLTGRSLLPALEAEPLWATVFGSQSHHEVTMSYPMRSVQHRNLRLVHNLHFKMPFPIDQDFYVSPTFQDLLNRTTAGQPTGWYKDLRHYYYRARWELYDRSQDPHETQNLAADPRFAQVLEMLRAQLTKWQWETHDPWVCAPDGVLEEKLSPQCQPLHNEL
- the SGSH gene encoding N-sulphoglucosamine sulphohydrolase isoform X3; translation: MRRPGPTCCALLLVLGLCRARPRNALLLLADDGGFESGAYNNSAIATPHLDALARRSLLFRNAFTSVSSCSPSRASLLTGLPQHQNGMYGLHQDVHHFNSFDRVRSLPLLLSQAGVRTGIIGKKHVGPEAVYPFDFAYTEENGSVLQVGRNITRIKLLVRKFLQTQDDRPFFLYVAFHDPHRCGHSQPQYGTFCEKFGNGESGMGRIPDWTPQAYGPLDVLVPYFIPNTPAARADLAAQYTTIGRMDQGVGLVLQELRDAGVLNDTLVIFTSDNGIPFPSGRTNLYWPGTAEPLLVSSPEHPKRWGQVSEAYVSLLEEKSEAQRGEVSCSRLHS